GCCGCGGATTGCGTTTATTAATAAAATGGATCGTGTCGGGGCCGACTTTGGTCGGGGTATTACCATGATGCGAGACCGCCTGGGAGCTAATCCGCTTCCGGTACAGCTGCCCATCGGGGCGGAAGAGCGGTTCGTCGGGATAATAGACCTGATCGAAGAAAAAGCCATCTATTACGATCCGGGCTCTTTGGGAGTAGAATACGAAATTCGGGAAATACCTGCTGACCTGCGGGAACAGGTTGATGAATATCGGGAAGCTATGGCTGAAATTCTGGCTGATCTCGATGATGATTTTGCCTCCCGCTACCTGGAAGGAGAGAAAGTTTCTCCGGCAGAGATGAGGCAGCTTATCAGGCGGTTGACCCTGACCATCAAACTGACGCCGGTTTTGTGCGGTTCAGCCTTCAAGAATAAGGGGGTGCAGCCGTTGCTTGATGCGATCATTGATTATCTGCCATCTCCTCTCGATGTGGAAGCCATGACGGCCATGGACCCGGTCAGTGATCGAGAAGTGGAGCGGCCGGCGGATGACAGTGCTCCATTTGCCGCCCTGGTATTCAAAATTTTCACGGATCCTTTTGTCGGCCAGCTGGCCTTCCTGCGGGTTTATTCCGGGGTGCTTTCTTCGGGGATGAGCGTTTTGAATTCCAGCCGCTCTCGCAAGGAGCGGATCGGGCGACTGCTCAAGATGCATGCCAATAAGCGGGAAGATGTGAAAGAGGTTTATTCCGGCGATATTGTCGCGGCTATTGGTTTGAAAAGATCAAGTACCGGGGATACGCTCTGTGATGAAAAAAGCCCGGTGATCCTCGAGGCCATGGAGTTTCCTGCACCGGTGATTTCCATTGCCATTGAGCCGAAGAGTAAAGCTGACCAGGATAAACTTGGGCTTGCCCTGGGAAGACTGGCAGCAGAAGACCCTTCCTTCAAGGTTGAAACCGAAGAGGATACCGGGCAGACGATTATTTCCGGGATGGGTGAGTTGCACCTGGAAATTATTGTTGACCGTTTGCGGCGTGAGTTCAAGGTTGATGCTAATATCGGTAAACCGCAGGTTGCCTACCGGGAAGCCATCAGTGCCGCCGTCAGGAGTGAGGGACGTTTTGTCAGACAGTCCGGAGGGCGGGGTCAATACGGTCATGTATGGCTTCGGCTGGAACCCCTGCCTCCTGGTGAAGGATTTGTTTTTGAAGATAAAGTAGTTGGTGGGGTGGTCCCCAGAGAGTATATCCCGGCGGTGAAGAACGGGGTTCAGGAGGCCATGAAAACCGGGGTGCTGGCCGGCTATCCGGTGGTGGATGTTAAGGTTGTTCTGGTAGATGGTTCTTACCATGATGTTGATTCATCCGAGATGGCGTTTAAAATTGCCGGTTCAATGGGGTTTAAAGCCGGTTGTCGTCAGGCTAAACCGATAATTCTGGAGCCGATCATGGAAGTTGAAGTGGTAACTCCGGAAGAATTTCTCGGTGATATAATGGGAGACCTTAATTCCCGCCGCAGCCGGATTCTGGGGATTGAAGCCCGCGGTCGGGCCCAGGTTGTCAATGCGCACGTACCTTTGGGGGAGATGTTTGGTTATTCGACTGACCTGCGGTCCAAGAGCCAGGGAAGGGCAACCTACAGCATGCAGTTTTCCTGTTATGAATC
The nucleotide sequence above comes from Pseudomonadota bacterium. Encoded proteins:
- the fusA gene encoding elongation factor G, which codes for MARQYLLERQRNIGIMAHIDAGKTTTTERILYYTGISHKIGEVHDGTATMDWMEQEQERGITITSAATTCFWHDHRINIIDTPGHVDFTIEVERSLRVLDGAIAVFCSVGGVEPQSETVWRQADKYQVPRIAFINKMDRVGADFGRGITMMRDRLGANPLPVQLPIGAEERFVGIIDLIEEKAIYYDPGSLGVEYEIREIPADLREQVDEYREAMAEILADLDDDFASRYLEGEKVSPAEMRQLIRRLTLTIKLTPVLCGSAFKNKGVQPLLDAIIDYLPSPLDVEAMTAMDPVSDREVERPADDSAPFAALVFKIFTDPFVGQLAFLRVYSGVLSSGMSVLNSSRSRKERIGRLLKMHANKREDVKEVYSGDIVAAIGLKRSSTGDTLCDEKSPVILEAMEFPAPVISIAIEPKSKADQDKLGLALGRLAAEDPSFKVETEEDTGQTIISGMGELHLEIIVDRLRREFKVDANIGKPQVAYREAISAAVRSEGRFVRQSGGRGQYGHVWLRLEPLPPGEGFVFEDKVVGGVVPREYIPAVKNGVQEAMKTGVLAGYPVVDVKVVLVDGSYHDVDSSEMAFKIAGSMGFKAGCRQAKPIILEPIMEVEVVTPEEFLGDIMGDLNSRRSRILGIEARGRAQVVNAHVPLGEMFGYSTDLRSKSQGRATYSMQFSCYESVPKTISEEIIGHSSP